CTGTGCCGCagctgcggcggcggcggcggcggagaagCCGATCAGGATCACCGATTTTGCAATCGCGGCAGCAAAATTGATTACAGCAGCGACGACGTTGACCACAAGGATAATGATAGCAATAAGAAGAATAGCGTTGCTGTTGATGATGATAGGAATATGAATGCGGATTTTGGTAAGACTGCGTTGACTCCGGATTCAGATCATCTGAATCTTAACGACGAAGAAGGCGAGGTCGATCCGTATGCTGGATTGTTTGATGACGATGAGCAGACCACAATTTTCAGCATCAAAGAGCAGCTCGAGGATCCACAGCTGGTTAATTTTTAGCTTTATGTGATTTTCCACTTTAGCTTTGATCGGTTAAATTCTTAgcttattttttagttttggtGTGTAGAGTGAAGAAGCTGTGGTGGAGTTGCTGCAGACTCTTGCAGATATGGATATCACATTCCAAGCTCTCAAGGTGGAAATCAATGTTTATTTCTAGCTGaagaaatatcaaaattgGATAAACTTATCCATTTAATAGTGTTCAaggatgaaaaaagaaaactgtgcttgattttatttgtaggATACTGATATAGGAAGACATGTGAATCGACTGAGGAAGCATTCTTCGAGTGAAGTTCGTAGATTGGTGAAGCAGCTTGTTAGGTTCTCACTTTCCCCCAAAGAACTAAAAAAGCCCTTTTTGGGGAAGAAATAGAGTTTTTAGAGCTTGATTGAGTTTAAACTTGTGTTTCTTGTTTTGGAAATTTGGTCTTTTGTGTATTTGAATGCAGAAAATGGAAGGAAACTGTGGATGAATGGGTTAAGGTGAACCAGCCACAAGCAACTACTGCAAATCTCATTGGTAAAATTTTCTCtgtttcaaaattagaaacttgTTTCTATGTATAGTAGTGACTGTGGATAAGCTATGTTAGTAAACTATATTAGATAGGAATAGTTTGTGTGGATGAATTAATATGAAAGTAAAGAAGAGATTcattatgttgatatattGGTGGTGGTGGTCGTGGCAGCTGATGTGGACTCACCTCAGCAGAACATAcccaaaaatcaacaaaatggcCATCACCAGGTGAATTGATAATCGTTCCACTCTCTTAAGTTTTTGgagaaaaatcagaaaataaaagataaaaggaaacagaaatgagaaaagaatGCAGAAAGGGAAAAAACCGCCTTTGTAGCATATCTGTTGTGCTCCTAAAGTTTCTTGGTTTCTTTGTCGCAGGTCCCCGATTTTGGGTACTCCCCAAATCCCCGGAGTGAGTACTGAGCTTCTTAAACCagtattttcctttttcaggTTGAGTAGTTTTCagacattattttgtttttgttagaTGGGGGTCCGACTCCAGAAAGGAATTATGCGGAATATGAGCCGAAACCTAAGCCATCTCCATCTGCAGCAGCTCGGAGGGAAGCTCCATCAAGGCCTCCACAATCAGTTTCTAAATCTTCCTCTGCTCCCCCTCCTAATGTACCAATTTGAATCTTTTACTATGTCTTTTGATTCTTTCTGATCTTATTTAGTGATTCATATGTGGTTTTTGTTTGGAATGGGAAGCAGAAATTCCGATACTCTTCAATTCTTTACATTGTGGAATTCACACACTTTGAATTGATGATTTGTTCTGACTGATGTAATGTGATTTTGTAGAGAGCGCAAAGGGAAACTGTTGTAGACGACGAGAAGCTGAATTCAGCAAGAAGACGGCTTCAAGAGAACTACCAAGAAGCTCAGAATGGTCTGGTTTCTGATTTGTAACTTGGAAACTATAATagttgtagtagtagtattagtagTAATGCTTATGCTAATCCGATCCTGATGCATTTTTTTACTCATGAAGCCAAGAAGCAACGAACGATCCAGATGATGGATATTCATGAGATCCCTAAACCAAAGAACACCTTTTTTGCCAAGAACAAGGGTGGCTTTCAGGGGAGGCACCATCGATGATATGCTATTTTTGTCGtgatcttcttctttcctttccGCATTGTACCATAAAAATGGGATGCCAATTATCCGAGGGGCCTCCAAAGAAGCAGTTGGTTCGCCTCTCGGGCAACATTTCGTGTTTATTACAAACAAACAGAAGTTATATATGAACTGGTGATTTTGGAGATTGAAATAGTGGTACATGTCTGTCTTAAAAGCTTTTGGTTGACGAATGTTAGGTTTAGCTTTTGcaattatagaataataatagACGTATGTCTAAAagtatattgacatattagaGAGAAGAAGTAGTAGgtataattcattatttcaCAAAGTacaaaaatactagtactataatacAAGAGATTAAATCAGATTAGGTCATATAACCAATGTGAGATAAGGCTACCAAAGGAAGAAGACGATAAGGTTCTTtgatatatactccttccgttgtCATTAAatgttcattttttctttttcgtccgtccactaataaatgtctcattttacttttaccattcATCAAGTGGtcatcatattccactaattcactactcacattttattacaaaatctaaataaaaaatatgacctacttttcattaacttttttcccattttctttaacaaaattaaataatttcttaaaatataaatcgaTTAAAATAAGACATGACGAAGGGTGTACAAGCTAAGAAGGACTCGATTTTATCCAATGGATTCTTAGCGAGTTCAACAAGGCCTACACATTTTGGGTTGGAAGGGAAGAAGAGGGAATCCACTTATACAGAATGGAACTCCTATTAGTAgtaagtactattattttaaaaagaattacaCCTCTAATAAATTCAATCTAACTCATATAGTTGTATTAGTATAAATTCAACTTAAGTCATCTTtaataaacatagatctaaCTAAGCTCTAAGGAATCTATTTTTAGAGTCCGCATAttgaaaaaacatattttaagTTGCTTTGTAACGTATAATTTTATTCCCTGGGCAAAGAAAAGTAGGTTGTGGGACGGTTGTTTCGAGATTCTGAAGGGATGGTGGTAGCGGCGATGTGCGGACAGGTGGGAAGGGTAGCTGACCCTTCTATGGCCGAGCTTCTTAGCTTGAGAGGTGTTGAGTTGGGTCAAAAGAGAGGGATGGAATGAGATGGAGTTTGAGGTGGATACCCAAACGGTAGTTCTCGCGGTGACAGGGGTACAGAAGGATGAATCCATCTTTGGGGCAGTGGTAGGAAATTGTCGTCAGCTTTTGAAAGAGGTATCTGGATCCTCTATGAGGTTTGTAAGGTGATCAGCGAATCAAGTTGCTCATACGCTTGCTCGGGCATTGGGTCTAATAGCAAGATTGGTTAAATTGCATtccaatttttattctcaatgTAGTCGTAATggatttgattgaataatatattacatttggggtaaaaaaattaaaaataaattatttatcacatgattttttattttctttttttttttattatatgcaAAGGAAATCGTTATTCTAGATTGTAGGCTAAATGTCatattgataataaaaaaatcatgcaGTAAGTTTTACGGGCTAAATAAATCTATTCTACAATCTATTCAAATGATTTGGAGAATATTAATAGAAGTGAATAATGCTAAGTGATGAAAGATAAGTGAAAACGGAACGCAAATTTGCAACTAAAATGATgttactattaaaaataaattattttcaagtttttcattttagtagatgtattttgtatgaatatattcactttataaaaaaatctaacttATACTTTAGGCTCAACAGTATCATTTAGAATCCGTACATTGTCTATCCATTAATGTACAGTgtttatttccaaataaagTTTATGTCTACAGATTATTCACAGttaattctctaattttataaGTCTCACCCtaaagttaaaatttttttgttttagatgTGTTTCGATTGTCTATTGGGAAGTTTTACAATCACTTCATAGTGAAAAGTTTATATGGTGTGGTGATTTTTTATAGATAATCATTTGAGAAAAAGAGTGTGTTCAATTATAAtggtactactatattttagttatactCCTAAGATAACGTTGAAATACAAGATTGAAGTAACTTGATTGAGACAAATCATAAAGAGGCCAAGGACAATAGAACTAGGgccaaattatataaattgttCCGATTAACATCTCTAAAATTTGAAGCTATAACTTTGTTGATcgatgaaattcaaattatgataTAGTTCATGTATCCAAATACTttcatttgattataaaagcataaaaataCTCCGGAGATTATAATATAATGAGTACCTGCACCAACAATTAAATTTGTGTACCACATTATATCATTACATTATATCATTGCCAAGCCAAAAGATAGAATGgttaatgtaaaaaataatgatctTGGATTTGCGTGTACCCTAACAcgcatttaaataaaagaaataacgatcgtaaattaattactagtatatacTCTATGTGTTTCCTTTTCAAGAGGagcatttttagtttttaaaagagtaaatgaaatgaaaatgcgGAACAAATAAACTCTATTGCTTTTACTTATATTAATTAGTCAGCTCAAAGTTAATTACAGATTAGCGAAAAACATTCTCACTGTAGTCTGTATCGCAGAGGAACACTCTCTCCGCATTGCAGTGCGCTCAGCGTgatcatctctctctctctctcacacacacacacactttcGCGCTCAAATAGTTTGTTGCATTGAATTGGcgatgtatatatgtatatcatctctctctcctccatAATTCTAAGTTTATAGTTGCTTTGGAGGCGTCTCTGCGAATTCGCCGAACTGATTCACGATGTTTTACTCTCATCAGCTCTTAGCTCGCAAAGCTCCACTCGGCCAGATATGGTGACGACCTTCAACTCCTTTTCTTCCAATTTTGTACTCCACTTGCTATACATTTTTGCTACCGAATGATTTTCTATCAACTATCAacatacagaaatttatatcGTCGAATTCTGCTATTTGCactctgtttttattttcgcGGTATTTGTTTCTCCACTGTTCAACTTTGGGTTGCTTTTGGCTAGGAATTCGGATCGTCGATTATTTATTGCATCTGTGATTTTCTAATTTAGCTGCAGATTACTCgttattgtgtttttttttcctatttggTGTTTCGGTGTGTGTTGTTTATTTATCAGTAATTCCAACGTTTGGTTAGGAGAATGTTGTTCTGTTGAAATACCTTTGGCTTAAGggtgaaaatgaaattcaaatggTCCGCGACATTCGGGGGATTTGATTTCGAATTTTCTTTACGATTTTGTGAGTTATTATAAATTGGTGTTTTTGTATTCATGATTGAGAATTCGGTTGTTTGTGTGGATTCGTTATCAAGGATGGCGGCAACGCTGCATGCAAAGATCCACCGCCGAAAGCTTGACAAGcttaatattatcaaaatcTGGTAAAACTCACCCTCAAAACTCTTAAGAAAATTCGTCTCCTAGTCTAGTCTGCACCGCTAATTCCTGCTAATTTTGACACAGCGAAGAGATTTTGAACCCCTCTGTTCCAATGGCTCTCAGACTTTCTGGGATTCTCATGGGTATTCTGTTTTTTCAGTTACTCTTACTAGAAATTGTTGATGGAGTACAATATTAACAtccattttgaatttattttttgtaggTGGAGTTGTAATTGTTTATGAGAGAAAAGTTAAACTACTCTACGGTAGACTTCATTTCACTGCTAATTTACTGGTTTTCAATTTCGGAGCGGAATGACTTATAATCATaactttcttttacttatttgGTTTATGCCGTGGTGTCGTTTTACAGATGATGTAAACCGTCTGCTGGTAAGAACATTGATTCTCTCGTTGATGCAATCAATATGTCTTCCCCCACTCCCATTTTTAGTTATGAAGTTTCTGAACCAATTTCAGAGTGGGATTGAGGAGTATGCTGTACCCGAAACTTGAATTGCTACCGTATTTGTTTTGGTCAGGTGGAAATCAATGAAGCTTGGAAAGTTAAAAGTGCTCCATCAGATCCAACAAGACTTCCAAAGGGCAAAGCTCAAGCCAAGTGAGTCTcatccttctctttttttgacattttactAGATGAGTGGTACTGAATCTTAAAATACTGATTAAGACAAACTTTGATGGAAATCTGATTCTGGATATTTTACGAATTGCCATCATCAACATAGCTGTTGACAGCATATTAGATGCTTGCAAAGGTAGTGCAATTAGTTAGGTGCAAGGAGCTTTTGCCTTGGTCCcttgattttttt
The genomic region above belongs to Salvia hispanica cultivar TCC Black 2014 chromosome 3, UniMelb_Shisp_WGS_1.0, whole genome shotgun sequence and contains:
- the LOC125216451 gene encoding probable mediator of RNA polymerase II transcription subunit 26c, translating into MDSDEFRSILSRSGVGIWALIDAAIGVASSDYGEELRSRRDGIVESLYASAGQLCRSCGGGGGGEADQDHRFCNRGSKIDYSSDDVDHKDNDSNKKNSVAVDDDRNMNADFGKTALTPDSDHLNLNDEEGEVDPYAGLFDDDEQTTIFSIKEQLEDPQLSEEAVVELLQTLADMDITFQALKDTDIGRHVNRLRKHSSSEVRRLVKQLVRKWKETVDEWVKVNQPQATTANLIADVDSPQQNIPKNQQNGHHQVPDFGYSPNPRNGGPTPERNYAEYEPKPKPSPSAAARREAPSRPPQSVSKSSSAPPPNRAQRETVVDDEKLNSARRRLQENYQEAQNAKKQRTIQMMDIHEIPKPKNTFFAKNKGGFQGRHHR